The Candidatus Krumholzibacteriia bacterium sequence GCGCATGTGCGCCACGAGACGCTTGAGGGCTTCCTGCATGACATCCTCCTTCTCTCTCTCTTGCCGCGTCCCCTCGTTCCCGGTGTGTCTCAGAGTGCCTAGGGCTCATCCGGCGGCACGATTTCGATGATCTCGGCCTCGGCTCTTCCCGCGGTGATGGTGAGTTTCGCCACCGTCACCGGTAGCGTGAAGCGGCGCGCGCCGGCGGCACCCGGGTTGAGGAACAGCACCCCGTCGCGCCGTTCCACGGCGGGGCGGTGCGAGTGGCCGTAGACCACCGCAGCAACGCCGGCCGCGGCCGGGTCGATGTCGAGGTGTTCGATATCGTGCACAACGTACACGCGCGCGCCTCCGGCTTCCAGCATGTTGGTCGGCGGCAACCGCCGCGCCCAGGCGTCGGTGTCGGTGTTGCCGCGCACCACCGTGACCGGGGCAACGCGCTCCAGCGCAATCAGGATGTTCTCCGGCCCCACGTCACCGCCGTGCACGATGAACTGGCTGCCGGCGAGCGCGGTGAGCGCCTCCGGCCGCAGCATCCCGTGCGTGTCGGAGATCACGCCGATGGTGACGACCTCGCCGCTCACTTGCCCGCCCCGCCCCCGGTCTCGCTCCAGCCGAGCACTTCGTCGATCCCATTCGCCGTTATCGAGTGGTAGCCGGGCCGCGCATTGGTATACACGCCGCGCGCGAACGTCATTCCGTCCGGGGTTTCGGCGAGCTTCATGTACACGGGACGCAGCAGGTAACGGCGGCCGATCGTCATCAGGAACTTCTCAATTGCGGGATAACCGGGCTGCCAACCCGCGGCGATCACGTTGGGAAACCACGAGCGCTGCACCACGGCGTTGGCCGTGTTCATGTGATAGGTGTTCTCGAGGTCGGCGAGGCGCGCGGCCGGCAACGGCTGCGGCAGGTTGTCCAGAAAGCGCTGCCACTCGTTGGTGGTCCAGCCGTCGGTGTTGAGTTTCGCCGCGGGTGTCCCGTTGACGAACGCGGCCATCTGCGCGTCCACATCGTCGAAACGCGTCGAGCGCGGCTGTGGGGCGTTGTCGGGCAGCCCGGCGCCGTATACCCAGGTGTCCACCTGCAGCGAGGCGTACAACTCTTCGTCACCCTTGAAGAGTTCCCGCTTCATGTAGGCCAGAAACTCCTGCGTGGTCATGGTCTGAAACGCGTGTGACTCGAAGTACTGGCGCAGGAACCCGTCGAACGTCTCCCGGCCGAACGACTCCTCGAGCAGACGCAGGAACAGGTAGCCCTTTTCGTAGGGCACGTTGTTGGTGGCCTCGTCCGGGTCGGCCCCGGCGAGGTCGAAGTACAGCGCGGTGTGCGGGTTGTCCGCGCCCACTTCCTCGAATTCGAGGTCGAGGTCGCGCACGCCCAGCAACGCCTGCATCTCCATGTACTCGCGGCCGTACAGCACCTCGTCGAGGCGGCGTTCGAAGTAGGTGGTGAATCCCTCGTTGAGCCAGAAGTCGTCCCAGGTGCGGTTGGTGACCAGGTTGCCCGACCACGAATGCGCCAGCTCGTGGCACACCACCGACACCAGCGAGCGGTCGCCCGCCACCAGCACCGGGGTCAGAAACGTGAGCCGCGGAT is a genomic window containing:
- a CDS encoding metallophosphatase family protein; this translates as MSGEVVTIGVISDTHGMLRPEALTALAGSQFIVHGGDVGPENILIALERVAPVTVVRGNTDTDAWARRLPPTNMLEAGGARVYVVHDIEHLDIDPAAAGVAAVVYGHSHRPAVERRDGVLFLNPGAAGARRFTLPVTVAKLTITAGRAEAEIIEIVPPDEP
- a CDS encoding M1 family metallopeptidase, which translates into the protein MTGRTPLLLMIAATLACSRQPTLPAPTVENFSYARPQEVGVTHMDLDLKVDFDQQVITGRAAYDLDKQTDARAVVFDTWALRITDVTLEGGKPTHWTLGDSLPLIGRPLSVAIGPEDARVIVHYRTTSEARGLQWLSPAQTAGKQLPYMYSQSQSVHARSWVPCQDTPSERFTYNARVEVPPGLMALMSARNPKNKTADGVYNFEMNQPLPSYLLALAVGDIEYRAVGERCGVYSEPGVVEKAAWEFADMERMITTAEQMYGPYRWEQFDVLVLPPSFPFGGMENPRLTFLTPVLVAGDRSLVSVVCHELAHSWSGNLVTNRTWDDFWLNEGFTTYFERRLDEVLYGREYMEMQALLGVRDLDLEFEEVGADNPHTALYFDLAGADPDEATNNVPYEKGYLFLRLLEESFGRETFDGFLRQYFESHAFQTMTTQEFLAYMKRELFKGDEELYASLQVDTWVYGAGLPDNAPQPRSTRFDDVDAQMAAFVNGTPAAKLNTDGWTTNEWQRFLDNLPQPLPAARLADLENTYHMNTANAVVQRSWFPNVIAAGWQPGYPAIEKFLMTIGRRYLLRPVYMKLAETPDGMTFARGVYTNARPGYHSITANGIDEVLGWSETGGGAGK